In the genome of Brienomyrus brachyistius isolate T26 chromosome 17, BBRACH_0.4, whole genome shotgun sequence, one region contains:
- the LOC125711965 gene encoding huntingtin-interacting protein 1-like isoform X2 — protein MDLTKMTVSINKAINAQELAVKEKHARTCILGTHHEKGAHTFWMVVSRLPLSSNAVLCWKFCHVLHKLLRDGHPNVIKDSMRSKANLCDMSKIWGHLAERYGKLCSVYLKLLVTKMEFHIKNPHFPGNLQMSDRQLDYVGENDVNNLFQITVEMLDYLECELNLFLGVFSSLDMSRSVSETAAGQCRLAPLIQVVLDSSYLYDCIVKLLFKLHCCLPADTLLGHRDRFQEQFIKLKDLFYRSSNLQYFKRLIQIPQLPENPPNFFRSSALSDHISPAVLIPTEPQSPENEHLVETEDLVSTEEPVTLNIGERIYDDVMGASATLEAQGGQDETQKDDKDLQIRQLTRDLQTQKEELASFQMESSRLCQALQGRVRELEAELEEQRHLRQQALGEEEFLRVELEDLRRLRDDTQKEQRSLTEIERKAQVNEQRYSKLKEKYSGLVQSHADLLRKHAEVTQQVRLAEAARYEVELHRRGMQDKARAACGSAGQWEDGQEEQQALHRQLLAVKKELDSLKESMASSEQPNDVSSHLSALEAERAELAQGISYKEQEVVRLKLELEQAQTRLAGETKAGKVAAESLQNQVKQKANKEQALESQLAAVRKAALQGALDKAQRIIQDSLVQPESPAHHSCTCFTDHLLSQCQAALDCVDRLQIDKDHYAEHQADVLQMVQSVAQLGHLVGDVIVQAGAPVDQGSSLSQAMKIFGSQVLMALKQLQDPDTMENADVTGLRVSLETIRTLAKNPHPHGLELDQGELASLVEQEMAATSVTVETATTRMEEMLNETQTMGKGIKMEVFERILVSCTELMLAVKALLLSSKDLHQDIVESGRGAVSVKEFYVRNSRWTEGLISASKAVGLNAAMMMDVAGQLIQGHSKFEELMVSSHEVAASTAQLLAASKVKADKDSPSLARLQHASHRVTQAAARVVASGKSGKSHIEEMDSMDFTSMTLMQIKRDEMDLQGWIKASAAPVLPSVSGYHCFLPSIY, from the exons GGACACCTGGCGGAGCGATATGGAAAGCTGTGTAGCGTCTACCTCAAATTACTTGTCACCAAAATGGAGTTTCACATCAAA AATCCACACTTCCCAGGGAATCTGCAGATGAGTGACAGGCAGCTGGATTATGTGGGAGAGAATGACGTCAACAACCT CTTCCAGATCACAGTCGAGATGCTTGACTACCTGGAGTGTGAGCTGAACCTCTTCCTCGGAG tattCAGCTCCCTGGACATGTCCCGGTCTGTGTCGGAGACGGCGGCTGGCCAATGCCGCTTGGCTCCACTCATCCAGGTCGTCCTGGACTCCAGCTACCTGTACGACTGCATAGTCAAGCTGCTCTTCAAGCTGCATTGCT GCCTGCCTGCCGACACCCTCTTGGGTCACAGGGATCGCTTCCAGGAACAGTTCATCAA GTTGAAGGATCTCTTCTATCGCTCAAGCAACCTTCAGTACTTCAAACGGCTGATACAGATCCCCCAGCTGCCTGAG AACCCGCCAAACTTCTTTAGGTCTTCAGCCCTCTCGGACCACATCAGCCCCGCCGTGCTGATTCCCACTGAGCCCCAGTCTCCCGAGAATGAACACCTGGTGGAGACTGAGGACCTAGTGAGCACAGAGGAGCCTGTCACGCTG aacatcggggaaagaatATATGATGACGTCATGGGTGCCTCTGCCACCCTGGAAGCCCAGGGCGGACAGGATGAGACACAGAAGGATGACAA GGACCTCCAGATCAGGCAGCTCACGAGGGACTTGCAGACTCAAAAGGAAGAACTGGCATCCTtccagatggag AGCTCCCGCCTGTGTCAGGCCCTGCAAGGCCGCGTCAGGGAGCTGGAGGCGGAGCTGGAGGAGCAGCGACACCTGAGGCAGCAGGCGCTGGGAGAGGAAGAGTTTCTGAGGGTCGAGCTGGAGGACCTGCGGCGACTGCGGGATGACACACAAAAGGAGCAGCGGAGCCTCACTGAGATCGAGA GAAAGGCGCAAGTCAATGAGCAGCGCTACAGCAAGCTGAAGGAGAAGTACTCTGGATTGGTGCAGAGCCACGCAGACCTGCTGAGGAAG catgctgaGGTGACTCAGCAGGTGAGGCTGGCAGAGGCAGCCAGGTACGAGGTAGAGCTGCATCGGAGGGGAATGCAGGACAAGGCCAGGGCAGCTTGCGGGAGCGCTGGCCAGTGG GAGGACGGGCAGGAGGAGCAGCAGGCCCTGCACAGACAGTTACTGgctgtgaagaaggagctggacTCGCTGAAGGAGAGCATGGCCTCCTCAGAGCAG CCAAATGATGTAAGTTCTCACCTCAGTGCCCTGGAGGCAGAGAGGGCAGAACTGGCTCAGGGGATCAGCTACAAGGAGCAAGAGGTGGTCAGGCTGAAGCTGGAGCTGGAGCAGGCTCAGACTAGACTGGCTGGAGAGACTAAGGCTGGGAAGGTGGCTGCTGAGAGCCTGCAGAACCAGGTTAAACAGAAG GCAAATAAGGAACAAGCTCTAGAGAGTCAGCTAGCAGCTGTCCGCAAAGCAGCCCTGCAGGGGGCACTAGATAAGGCCCAGAGAATCATCCAGGACTCCCTGGTCCAGCCGGAGAGCCCAGCACACCACAGCTGCACCTGCTTCACAG ATCACCTCTTGTCCCAGTGTCAGGCGGCTCTCGACTGTGTGGACAGGTTGCAGATCGATAAGGATCACTACGCAGAACATCAGGCAG ATGTTCTGCAAATGGTGCAATCCGTAGCCCAGCTGGGTCACCTGGTTGGAGACGTGATTGTGCAGGCTGGTGCCCCTGTGGACCAGGGCAGCT CGCTGTCTCAGGCCATGAAGATATTTGGCTCTCAGGTTCTGATGGCGTTAAAGCAGCTCCAGGATCCAGACACCATGGAAAATGCAGATGTCACTGGACTAAGGGTCTCGCTGGAGACGATCCGGACCTTGGCCAAG AACCCGCATCCCCATGGACTAGAGCTAGACCAGGGGGAGCTGGCCAGTCTGGTGGAGCAGGAAATGGCAGCAACCTCCGTCACAGTGGAGACTGCGACTACCAGGATGGAG GAAATGCTCAACGAGACACAGACTATGGGGAAAGGCATAAAGATGGAGGTCTTCGAAAG GATCTTGGTGTCCTGCACTGAGCTGATGCTGGCCGTCAAAGCTCTGCTCCTATCTTCGAAGGATCTGCACCAGGACATTGTGGAGAGTGGAAGA ggggcagtatcTGTGAAGGAGTTTTATGTTAGAAACTCCCGCTGGACTGAAGGCCTCATCTCAGCCTCCAAGGCGGTGGGCCTGAATGCTGCCATGATGAT GGACGTCGCGGGCCAGCTGATCCAGGGCCACAGCAAGTTTGAGGAGCTAATGGTGTCCTCACATGAGGTCGCAGCCAGCACTGCACAGCTGCTGGCCGCATCCAAG GTGAAGGCAGATAAGGACAGCCCCAGCCTGGCACGACTGCAGCATGCTTCCCACAGGGTCACCCAGGCTGCCGCCAGGGTCGTGGCCTCCGGCAAGTCTGGGAAGTCCCACATCGAGGAGATGG ATTCCATGGACTTCACCAGCATGACCCTCATGCAGATCAAGCGAGATGAGATGGATCTGCAG GGATGGATTAAGGCCTCTGCTGCCCCAGTGCTACCCTCTGTGTCAGGATATCACTGCTTTCTACCTTCCATTTACTAA
- the LOC125711965 gene encoding huntingtin-interacting protein 1-like isoform X1: MDLTKMTVSINKAINAQELAVKEKHARTCILGTHHEKGAHTFWMVVSRLPLSSNAVLCWKFCHVLHKLLRDGHPNVIKDSMRSKANLCDMSKIWGHLAERYGKLCSVYLKLLVTKMEFHIKNPHFPGNLQMSDRQLDYVGENDVNNLFQITVEMLDYLECELNLFLGVFSSLDMSRSVSETAAGQCRLAPLIQVVLDSSYLYDCIVKLLFKLHCCLPADTLLGHRDRFQEQFIKLKDLFYRSSNLQYFKRLIQIPQLPENPPNFFRSSALSDHISPAVLIPTEPQSPENEHLVETEDLVSTEEPVTLNIGERIYDDVMGASATLEAQGGQDETQKDDKDLQIRQLTRDLQTQKEELASFQMESSRLCQALQGRVRELEAELEEQRHLRQQALGEEEFLRVELEDLRRLRDDTQKEQRSLTEIERKAQVNEQRYSKLKEKYSGLVQSHADLLRKHAEVTQQVRLAEAARYEVELHRRGMQDKARAACGSAGQWEDGQEEQQALHRQLLAVKKELDSLKESMASSEQPNDVSSHLSALEAERAELAQGISYKEQEVVRLKLELEQAQTRLAGETKAGKVAAESLQNQVKQKANKEQALESQLAAVRKAALQGALDKAQRIIQDSLVQPESPAHHSCTCFTDHLLSQCQAALDCVDRLQIDKDHYAEHQADVLQMVQSVAQLGHLVGDVIVQAGAPVDQGSSLSQAMKIFGSQVLMALKQLQDPDTMENADVTGLRVSLETIRTLAKNPHPHGLELDQGELASLVEQEMAATSVTVETATTRMEEMLNETQTMGKGIKMEVFERILVSCTELMLAVKALLLSSKDLHQDIVESGRGAVSVKEFYVRNSRWTEGLISASKAVGLNAAMMMDVAGQLIQGHSKFEELMVSSHEVAASTAQLLAASKVKADKDSPSLARLQHASHRVTQAAARVVASGKSGKSHIEEMDSMDFTSMTLMQIKRDEMDLQVLVLELEGQLQKERERLGELKKRHYELAGVTEGWGEQDKQGMD; this comes from the exons GGACACCTGGCGGAGCGATATGGAAAGCTGTGTAGCGTCTACCTCAAATTACTTGTCACCAAAATGGAGTTTCACATCAAA AATCCACACTTCCCAGGGAATCTGCAGATGAGTGACAGGCAGCTGGATTATGTGGGAGAGAATGACGTCAACAACCT CTTCCAGATCACAGTCGAGATGCTTGACTACCTGGAGTGTGAGCTGAACCTCTTCCTCGGAG tattCAGCTCCCTGGACATGTCCCGGTCTGTGTCGGAGACGGCGGCTGGCCAATGCCGCTTGGCTCCACTCATCCAGGTCGTCCTGGACTCCAGCTACCTGTACGACTGCATAGTCAAGCTGCTCTTCAAGCTGCATTGCT GCCTGCCTGCCGACACCCTCTTGGGTCACAGGGATCGCTTCCAGGAACAGTTCATCAA GTTGAAGGATCTCTTCTATCGCTCAAGCAACCTTCAGTACTTCAAACGGCTGATACAGATCCCCCAGCTGCCTGAG AACCCGCCAAACTTCTTTAGGTCTTCAGCCCTCTCGGACCACATCAGCCCCGCCGTGCTGATTCCCACTGAGCCCCAGTCTCCCGAGAATGAACACCTGGTGGAGACTGAGGACCTAGTGAGCACAGAGGAGCCTGTCACGCTG aacatcggggaaagaatATATGATGACGTCATGGGTGCCTCTGCCACCCTGGAAGCCCAGGGCGGACAGGATGAGACACAGAAGGATGACAA GGACCTCCAGATCAGGCAGCTCACGAGGGACTTGCAGACTCAAAAGGAAGAACTGGCATCCTtccagatggag AGCTCCCGCCTGTGTCAGGCCCTGCAAGGCCGCGTCAGGGAGCTGGAGGCGGAGCTGGAGGAGCAGCGACACCTGAGGCAGCAGGCGCTGGGAGAGGAAGAGTTTCTGAGGGTCGAGCTGGAGGACCTGCGGCGACTGCGGGATGACACACAAAAGGAGCAGCGGAGCCTCACTGAGATCGAGA GAAAGGCGCAAGTCAATGAGCAGCGCTACAGCAAGCTGAAGGAGAAGTACTCTGGATTGGTGCAGAGCCACGCAGACCTGCTGAGGAAG catgctgaGGTGACTCAGCAGGTGAGGCTGGCAGAGGCAGCCAGGTACGAGGTAGAGCTGCATCGGAGGGGAATGCAGGACAAGGCCAGGGCAGCTTGCGGGAGCGCTGGCCAGTGG GAGGACGGGCAGGAGGAGCAGCAGGCCCTGCACAGACAGTTACTGgctgtgaagaaggagctggacTCGCTGAAGGAGAGCATGGCCTCCTCAGAGCAG CCAAATGATGTAAGTTCTCACCTCAGTGCCCTGGAGGCAGAGAGGGCAGAACTGGCTCAGGGGATCAGCTACAAGGAGCAAGAGGTGGTCAGGCTGAAGCTGGAGCTGGAGCAGGCTCAGACTAGACTGGCTGGAGAGACTAAGGCTGGGAAGGTGGCTGCTGAGAGCCTGCAGAACCAGGTTAAACAGAAG GCAAATAAGGAACAAGCTCTAGAGAGTCAGCTAGCAGCTGTCCGCAAAGCAGCCCTGCAGGGGGCACTAGATAAGGCCCAGAGAATCATCCAGGACTCCCTGGTCCAGCCGGAGAGCCCAGCACACCACAGCTGCACCTGCTTCACAG ATCACCTCTTGTCCCAGTGTCAGGCGGCTCTCGACTGTGTGGACAGGTTGCAGATCGATAAGGATCACTACGCAGAACATCAGGCAG ATGTTCTGCAAATGGTGCAATCCGTAGCCCAGCTGGGTCACCTGGTTGGAGACGTGATTGTGCAGGCTGGTGCCCCTGTGGACCAGGGCAGCT CGCTGTCTCAGGCCATGAAGATATTTGGCTCTCAGGTTCTGATGGCGTTAAAGCAGCTCCAGGATCCAGACACCATGGAAAATGCAGATGTCACTGGACTAAGGGTCTCGCTGGAGACGATCCGGACCTTGGCCAAG AACCCGCATCCCCATGGACTAGAGCTAGACCAGGGGGAGCTGGCCAGTCTGGTGGAGCAGGAAATGGCAGCAACCTCCGTCACAGTGGAGACTGCGACTACCAGGATGGAG GAAATGCTCAACGAGACACAGACTATGGGGAAAGGCATAAAGATGGAGGTCTTCGAAAG GATCTTGGTGTCCTGCACTGAGCTGATGCTGGCCGTCAAAGCTCTGCTCCTATCTTCGAAGGATCTGCACCAGGACATTGTGGAGAGTGGAAGA ggggcagtatcTGTGAAGGAGTTTTATGTTAGAAACTCCCGCTGGACTGAAGGCCTCATCTCAGCCTCCAAGGCGGTGGGCCTGAATGCTGCCATGATGAT GGACGTCGCGGGCCAGCTGATCCAGGGCCACAGCAAGTTTGAGGAGCTAATGGTGTCCTCACATGAGGTCGCAGCCAGCACTGCACAGCTGCTGGCCGCATCCAAG GTGAAGGCAGATAAGGACAGCCCCAGCCTGGCACGACTGCAGCATGCTTCCCACAGGGTCACCCAGGCTGCCGCCAGGGTCGTGGCCTCCGGCAAGTCTGGGAAGTCCCACATCGAGGAGATGG ATTCCATGGACTTCACCAGCATGACCCTCATGCAGATCAAGCGAGATGAGATGGATCTGCAG gtACTGGTGCTGGAGCTGGAGGGGCAGCtgcagaaagagagggagaggcttGGGGAGCTGAAGAAGAGGCACTATGAGCTGGCTGGTGTAAccgagggctggggggagcaggaTAAGCAGG GGATGGATTAA
- the LOC125711965 gene encoding huntingtin-interacting protein 1-like isoform X3: protein MLDYLECELNLFLGVFSSLDMSRSVSETAAGQCRLAPLIQVVLDSSYLYDCIVKLLFKLHCCLPADTLLGHRDRFQEQFIKLKDLFYRSSNLQYFKRLIQIPQLPENPPNFFRSSALSDHISPAVLIPTEPQSPENEHLVETEDLVSTEEPVTLNIGERIYDDVMGASATLEAQGGQDETQKDDKDLQIRQLTRDLQTQKEELASFQMESSRLCQALQGRVRELEAELEEQRHLRQQALGEEEFLRVELEDLRRLRDDTQKEQRSLTEIERKAQVNEQRYSKLKEKYSGLVQSHADLLRKHAEVTQQVRLAEAARYEVELHRRGMQDKARAACGSAGQWEDGQEEQQALHRQLLAVKKELDSLKESMASSEQPNDVSSHLSALEAERAELAQGISYKEQEVVRLKLELEQAQTRLAGETKAGKVAAESLQNQVKQKANKEQALESQLAAVRKAALQGALDKAQRIIQDSLVQPESPAHHSCTCFTDHLLSQCQAALDCVDRLQIDKDHYAEHQADVLQMVQSVAQLGHLVGDVIVQAGAPVDQGSSLSQAMKIFGSQVLMALKQLQDPDTMENADVTGLRVSLETIRTLAKNPHPHGLELDQGELASLVEQEMAATSVTVETATTRMEEMLNETQTMGKGIKMEVFERILVSCTELMLAVKALLLSSKDLHQDIVESGRGAVSVKEFYVRNSRWTEGLISASKAVGLNAAMMMDVAGQLIQGHSKFEELMVSSHEVAASTAQLLAASKVKADKDSPSLARLQHASHRVTQAAARVVASGKSGKSHIEEMDSMDFTSMTLMQIKRDEMDLQVLVLELEGQLQKERERLGELKKRHYELAGVTEGWGEQDKQGMD, encoded by the exons ATGCTTGACTACCTGGAGTGTGAGCTGAACCTCTTCCTCGGAG tattCAGCTCCCTGGACATGTCCCGGTCTGTGTCGGAGACGGCGGCTGGCCAATGCCGCTTGGCTCCACTCATCCAGGTCGTCCTGGACTCCAGCTACCTGTACGACTGCATAGTCAAGCTGCTCTTCAAGCTGCATTGCT GCCTGCCTGCCGACACCCTCTTGGGTCACAGGGATCGCTTCCAGGAACAGTTCATCAA GTTGAAGGATCTCTTCTATCGCTCAAGCAACCTTCAGTACTTCAAACGGCTGATACAGATCCCCCAGCTGCCTGAG AACCCGCCAAACTTCTTTAGGTCTTCAGCCCTCTCGGACCACATCAGCCCCGCCGTGCTGATTCCCACTGAGCCCCAGTCTCCCGAGAATGAACACCTGGTGGAGACTGAGGACCTAGTGAGCACAGAGGAGCCTGTCACGCTG aacatcggggaaagaatATATGATGACGTCATGGGTGCCTCTGCCACCCTGGAAGCCCAGGGCGGACAGGATGAGACACAGAAGGATGACAA GGACCTCCAGATCAGGCAGCTCACGAGGGACTTGCAGACTCAAAAGGAAGAACTGGCATCCTtccagatggag AGCTCCCGCCTGTGTCAGGCCCTGCAAGGCCGCGTCAGGGAGCTGGAGGCGGAGCTGGAGGAGCAGCGACACCTGAGGCAGCAGGCGCTGGGAGAGGAAGAGTTTCTGAGGGTCGAGCTGGAGGACCTGCGGCGACTGCGGGATGACACACAAAAGGAGCAGCGGAGCCTCACTGAGATCGAGA GAAAGGCGCAAGTCAATGAGCAGCGCTACAGCAAGCTGAAGGAGAAGTACTCTGGATTGGTGCAGAGCCACGCAGACCTGCTGAGGAAG catgctgaGGTGACTCAGCAGGTGAGGCTGGCAGAGGCAGCCAGGTACGAGGTAGAGCTGCATCGGAGGGGAATGCAGGACAAGGCCAGGGCAGCTTGCGGGAGCGCTGGCCAGTGG GAGGACGGGCAGGAGGAGCAGCAGGCCCTGCACAGACAGTTACTGgctgtgaagaaggagctggacTCGCTGAAGGAGAGCATGGCCTCCTCAGAGCAG CCAAATGATGTAAGTTCTCACCTCAGTGCCCTGGAGGCAGAGAGGGCAGAACTGGCTCAGGGGATCAGCTACAAGGAGCAAGAGGTGGTCAGGCTGAAGCTGGAGCTGGAGCAGGCTCAGACTAGACTGGCTGGAGAGACTAAGGCTGGGAAGGTGGCTGCTGAGAGCCTGCAGAACCAGGTTAAACAGAAG GCAAATAAGGAACAAGCTCTAGAGAGTCAGCTAGCAGCTGTCCGCAAAGCAGCCCTGCAGGGGGCACTAGATAAGGCCCAGAGAATCATCCAGGACTCCCTGGTCCAGCCGGAGAGCCCAGCACACCACAGCTGCACCTGCTTCACAG ATCACCTCTTGTCCCAGTGTCAGGCGGCTCTCGACTGTGTGGACAGGTTGCAGATCGATAAGGATCACTACGCAGAACATCAGGCAG ATGTTCTGCAAATGGTGCAATCCGTAGCCCAGCTGGGTCACCTGGTTGGAGACGTGATTGTGCAGGCTGGTGCCCCTGTGGACCAGGGCAGCT CGCTGTCTCAGGCCATGAAGATATTTGGCTCTCAGGTTCTGATGGCGTTAAAGCAGCTCCAGGATCCAGACACCATGGAAAATGCAGATGTCACTGGACTAAGGGTCTCGCTGGAGACGATCCGGACCTTGGCCAAG AACCCGCATCCCCATGGACTAGAGCTAGACCAGGGGGAGCTGGCCAGTCTGGTGGAGCAGGAAATGGCAGCAACCTCCGTCACAGTGGAGACTGCGACTACCAGGATGGAG GAAATGCTCAACGAGACACAGACTATGGGGAAAGGCATAAAGATGGAGGTCTTCGAAAG GATCTTGGTGTCCTGCACTGAGCTGATGCTGGCCGTCAAAGCTCTGCTCCTATCTTCGAAGGATCTGCACCAGGACATTGTGGAGAGTGGAAGA ggggcagtatcTGTGAAGGAGTTTTATGTTAGAAACTCCCGCTGGACTGAAGGCCTCATCTCAGCCTCCAAGGCGGTGGGCCTGAATGCTGCCATGATGAT GGACGTCGCGGGCCAGCTGATCCAGGGCCACAGCAAGTTTGAGGAGCTAATGGTGTCCTCACATGAGGTCGCAGCCAGCACTGCACAGCTGCTGGCCGCATCCAAG GTGAAGGCAGATAAGGACAGCCCCAGCCTGGCACGACTGCAGCATGCTTCCCACAGGGTCACCCAGGCTGCCGCCAGGGTCGTGGCCTCCGGCAAGTCTGGGAAGTCCCACATCGAGGAGATGG ATTCCATGGACTTCACCAGCATGACCCTCATGCAGATCAAGCGAGATGAGATGGATCTGCAG gtACTGGTGCTGGAGCTGGAGGGGCAGCtgcagaaagagagggagaggcttGGGGAGCTGAAGAAGAGGCACTATGAGCTGGCTGGTGTAAccgagggctggggggagcaggaTAAGCAGG GGATGGATTAA